ATAGAATGGCCTGGTAACCAAGGGAAATACATTGTAACAGTTTTCTATACATTATTGTATCTGACGAAATATTATTTGGATTTAAGCTTGATCTTCCATTGTAGAAAAGTCTGTTTAAGTAAAACTTAGCCTCTAAGTCTGTGGGGACTTTTATTCAGGAAttctatgaaatattatttagttttAAGTTTGATCTTCCATTGTAGAAAAATCTGGTTAAGTATAACTTAGCTGTTAAATTTGTGGGGGCTTTTATTCaagaatttaaaaagcatttgtaATTTAGAAAATCGCTGGCATTTAGGAAAGTTGAAAGAGTAATATGATAATATAACTTTCACCTGGATCCACAAATTGTTAGCATATTACATCTTACTGCATGTACTTTATCTGTCAtctctatgtatgtatataatttgttctgctgaatcatttgaaagtaAGTTGTGGCACCAGAACACTTCACTCCTGAATACTTAAGCTTCCATCTCCTAAGAATAAGAATTTTCTCCTACATAACTGCAATGCCATTGACATACCTGAGATGATTAACAATAATTCAATAACATCTAACACTGGATTTCTGTTTTAATGGATGAGATTAGTAGCCTTTTGAAACATAGTCATACTTCCTTGTCCTCTAAGATAGTTTTTCAGCTCTAAAGAACTGTGATAGCATAGATCTTTCTGTATTACTTTATGGGCAGCCTCACCATGTGGTCCATGCTTCTCGGACAGATATGACTCTTATAGGGTAGTACCATGGATATGAGGTAGTAAGCTTGGTCATCTGTTGCTCTTCCTGTTGAGCTAGAACTGGAAACTCTATAAGATAATCTCAGTATCTGTGTGATGTACACAGCTCATTTTCACTCATGTGGAGTACTGTTCAAAATCTTGTCAATTGATGGCACAGTGGGAATCATTATGATTTGTATATAAATCCTAGGTAATTTTATTATAGTTTAGTTTATGTAATAATACTATGGATTTCCAGGTTTGTGTAATAATAATTTGCAGAATAAAACCTAACAAAACACTTCCCTTATCCACCACAGAACATATGAGTATCTAATTGACAAAGGAATAGGACATGAGGCCAAATCAGGACACGTTCTAAAAGTAGGTGATTGCTGTCTGTGGCGCCTCTCACTTTACATTTTCCCCCTAATGCCAAGTGCCCtttataaagtgaaaatgttgtttgctcagtcttgtccaattctttgcaatcccttgaaatgtagcctgccaggcccttctgtctatagagttttccaggcaagaatattggagtgggagacaatctccttctccaggagactgtCCCAACctaaagcaaaagagttccagaaaaacatctatttctgctttattgactacaccaaagcctttgactgtgtggatcacaataaactgtggaaaattctgaaagagatgggaataccagaccacctaacctgcctcttgagaaacttgtatgcgtATCAGGAAGCAAAGTTGgaactagatatggaacaacaaactggttccaaataggaaaaggagtacgtcaaggctgtatattgtcaccctgcttatttaacttctatgcagagtacatcatgagaaatgctgggctggatgaatcgcaagctggaatcaagattgctgggagaaatatcaataacctcagatatgcagatgacaccacccttatggcagaaaataaagaactaaagagcctcttgacgaaagtgaaagaggagagtgaaaaagttggcttaaagctcaacatttagaaaaacaacatcatggcatctggtcccatcacttcatgggaaatagatggggaaacagtggggaaatgacagacttcattttggggggctccaaaatcactgcagatggtgactgcagccatgaaattaaaagacccttactccttggaaggaaagttatgaccaccctagacagcaaattcaaaagcagagacatcactttgccaacaaaggtccgtttagtcaaggctatggttttcccagtagtcatgtatggatgtgagatttggactataaagaaagctgagtgccaaagaattgatgcttttgaactgtggtgttggagaagactcttgagagtcccctggactgcaaggagatccaaccaatctatcctaaaggaaatcaatgtgaatgttcattggaaggacttgtgttgaagcagaaactccaatactttggccacctaatgcgaagagttgactcattggaaaagaccttgatgatgggaaagattgaaggtcggaggaaaaggggatgacagaggatgagctggttggatggcatcaccaactcaatggacatgagtttgggtaaactctggaagttggtgatgaacagggaggcctggtgtgctgcagtccatggggttgcaaagagtcggacatgactgagcaactgaacagaactgagggactgaacccaggtctccagtattgcaggcagattctttaccacctgagccactaggaaagaccCCATAAAGTAACGGACTTCAAGATAATGCAGACCATTTAAAAACCTGAGTCTTGATTATATAGACTGACTTGTCTTCCAAAAGCAATGTCATTCATTCATCTTCACTGTTACATTCTGGGCAACACTTATGGAATTTTTATTATGCTTGATACCCTTTGTCTAATTCTGACATGAATTCTTCTTAGGGAACTTTTTCTTTAGGCAGGAGCCAACTAATTTCTTCACATAATGGTGTTAGtatccagaaataaacctgttTCATTATGTTCCCaaagatgtttattttaaatttgaaatagattttttaaactcAATAATGGTGATATTTCtgccatggtaaaaaaaaatggaagttttaaaatacttttaaaagcacTTTATTGAGATGTGATTGATAAAGAAAATGCTCCATGTATTTAACATATATGACTTGATGAGTTGGAAGATAAATGGATATCCATCACCATCAAGAGTTTCCTCCCaccctttttattattattgtgattttttttgtttgtgatAGTAACATTTAAGATCTAACCTCGTTAACTAGTTTTTAAGTATACAACAGCATTATTAACTGTAGCCACTATGCTATACAGGAGATTTTGGGAACTTATTAATGTTGTATAATTAACTTTGGATCCTTTGACTAATACCTCCCTGTTCTCCTTCCTCCCAGACCCTGGCAATCATGTTCTACTCTCTGTTGCTATGAGTTTAGctattttagattcctcatataagtggtATTATGtagtatttttacttttattcctggtttatttcacttaacatgtaGTCCttcagattcatccatgttgttgcaagtggcaagatttccttttttaaggatgaataatattgtttttatgtatttatgacatttcctttatccattaatctgttgatgAACGATTAGATTGCTATTTTTTTGGGTACTGTGAATAATATTGCAGTGAAaatgggagtgcagatatctcaAAGATCTAGATGTTAGTTCCTTTGGAAATATACCCAAATGGTTGTTATGTTAtatggtagttgtatttttatttttttgatgaacttctatattattttcctaagtgactaccaatttacattcctaccaacaacaAACCAGAGTCCCCTTTTCCCCCACATCTTCacaaacaatttttatttatttatttatttattttataatagccatcctgactggtgtgatgtgatatgtctttgtaattttgatttgcatttcactgatgGGTAGTggtgttgagcgtcttttcatgtacttattggtcatttgtatgtcttcttaagcaaaatgtctttcaaagcttttgtcattttttaatcagatgatGATGATTTCTTAATGAGTTGGAAAAGTTccctatatattttagatattaaccctttaacaaatattttttcccaatccttaggttgccttttcatcttgttgattgtttcctttctcATGCAGAGCCTTTTAGTTTGACACGATCCCTCTTAGTCTATTTTTGTTGTAATTTTCTAGGCTTTTAATGTCATATTCAAGAAAACATTGACAAGATGAATATGAAGAAGATTTCCCCAAGGCTTTCTCCTACTAGTATTATAGTTTCAGGTGTTACATTTAagcttttaatccattttgagctcaTTTTTGTGTGTAAGGATtcaatttcattgtttttcatgtggatatctagttttcccaataccatttattgaagagactatcttttccccgCTGTGTACTCTTGGCACTCTTTTTGGAGATTGACTTTGAGTGCGTGAGtttgtttctgggttttctattctgtCCTGTTggtgtatatgtttattttttcctaccagcatcttactgtttttattattataactttgtaatatattttgaaatgggGAAGTGTGATGCATTCAGCTTTGTTCTTGCTCAAAATTGCTTCAGCTATTTAGGGTATTTTTTATCATTCTATATGGATTTTTGGATTGTTTGTTCTATTGCTGTGAAAAATGGCATTGGTATTTTGAAatggattgcactgaatctgtaggtcACTTTGATTAGTCTGGACTTTTTAAAACTTATCATTTCTTCCAATCTGTGAAGATGTGAtgtctttctgtttatttgtgtgtTCTTCGGTTTTTTTTCACCAAAGTCATGGTTTTCACCATAAAGGTCATTCATCTCCATGGTTAAAttttttctaggtattttattatttttaatgctattataaatgggatTGTGTTCTCAATTTCTTTTCCAGCTAgtttgttgttagtatatagCAGTATGTTTTTCTATAATGATTtcatatcctacaactttgctaatttaattcatttattaactctaacattttttgttgttgttgtactcAGGGTTTTCTCTATGTAACATTATGTTTTCTAACAatagtgaaaagtgttagttgttcagttgcgtgtgactctgcaaccccatggactgtaggctgccaggttcctctgtctcctcttgccacagaattctccaggcaagaatactggagggggtggccatcaccttctccaggggatctatccaacccaggaatcaaacctgggtgtcctgcattgcaggcagattctttaccttctaaaCCATGACAACAGAGACAATGTAAATCCTCCCTTTCTggtttggatgccttttatttctttttcttgcctaactgtTCTCGTTAGTATTTCTAATGCTGTGTTGAGTAAGactggcaagagtgggcatctttgcTCGGGATTGTAGAGGGATAGCTTTCAGTTTTTTACTACtgagtgtgatgttagctgtgggtttgtcatatatggtctttattatacTGAGGCATGTTTCCTTGATactttgctgagaatttttatcataaatgatgttgaattttatcaagtgctttttctgcatcctttGAAAgtgtcatatggtttttatccttcattctATTAATGCAACATATCAGATTAATTGTTTGGTATACATTGAGCCATCCATGCATCTCaggaataaattccacttgactGTGACATATAATCCTTTTAGTGAACTGTTGagttcaatttgctaatattttgttgagaatatttATGTCCATGTTCATCAGGGATCTTGGCCTATAGTTCTCTTGTAGTATCATTTTTTGATTTTGGAATCAGGGTAACACTGGacttataaattttaaagtgtCCCCTCTTCTATTATTTGAAAGAGTTTAAGAAGAATTagtattaatttttctaattaattagTTGGTATTGGGTAGAATTTATCAATGAAACCATCTGaccctgggcttttctttgttgggaggctTTGAATTGCTATTGCAGTCTCCTAACTTGTTATTGGCCCCACTTCAGACTTGCtgtatcttcctgattcagtcttgctGGGTTGTTGTATGTTTCTggaaatttatatatttcttccaGATAATGTGCTTCATTGGCATGTACTTGTTGATATAGCTTCTTAAGACTCTTTGTATTTCTCTGGTGTCAGTTGTAATTCTCCTGTTTTGcttatgattctatttatttatttattttaattttctctttcctttcttgccTGGTCTAGCTAAGGGTtgtcaattttatatttttaagaaaacagttcttaattttgctgatttgtatcttgttttctattctctatttcatttatttcagctctactcttttattatttccttcctctgctAACAGTGGacttactgttgttcagttgctaagttgtatctgactttttgcaaccccatggactgtagcgccccgccccccccaggctcctctgtccatggaattctccaggcaagaacactggagtgggtagccattcccttctccaggggatcttctcgacccaaggatcaaatatacaggtctcctgtgttccaggcagattctttactatctgagccagcagggaagcccaactttggGCTTAgtttgttcttaattttaattcctTGAAGTGTAAAGTTAGGTGGTTTGCTAtttatcactataaacttccttctGAATACCACATTTGTTATGTCCTATAACTTTTGGTATgttatgtctttgtttttgtttatattgatgttttctaatttccctttaatttcttctttaattgaTTGTCAAGAGTGCATTCTTtaatttctatgttttttttttcctattttactttGGTTATTGATTTCTACTTCATACCATTGTGACTGAAATGTAATTGATAATCTTTCAGTCCTCTCAAATTTATTAAGACATATTTTGTTGTCTTATGGTCTGTTTTGCATAATGTTCCATATGTGTGTTCCATATACTACTACTTTTGtatcaaatatgtatatatctgttaGGTTTGTTTGGCGTGTAGTGCTTCCTAAGTCTAtacccttcttttctttttaatataaatttatttattttaattggaggttaattactttacaatattgtattggttttgccatacatcaacatgaatctgccacaggcatacacgtattccccatcctgaacctctctccctcctccctccctgtaccatccctctggatcatctcagtgcaccagccccaagcatctagtatcatgcatcaaacctggactgacgattcatttcatatatgatattatacatgtttcaatgccattctcccaaatcatcccaccctcgccctctcccacagagtccaaaagactattctatacatctgtgtctcttttgctgtctcacatacacagttatcgttaccatcttatTGAAAATGACTATTGAAGACTTGTACTGTTATTGTATTGCTGTCTGTTACTCCCTTCAGATCTatcaatttttgctttatatgtttgtaagtgtgtgtgcatgcgtgtgcacacacacacactctctgatGTTTAGTGCATATGTAATGACTCTCTGGTACATTATGTAATGTATTTTCTCATTATGTAATGACCTTTTTATCTCTTTTGACAGTTGTTTTTTCcttaaagactattttttaaatataagtataGCACTCCTGCTTGCTTTTGATTGCCATTTGCTTAGAAAACCTTTTTTTCTATCCCTTTACTTTCAGCCTATGTGTGCCCTTTAAGTTAAAGTGAATCTCATGTAAATAGCATAtagtttcatctttttaaaaaaaaattcattcagacATTCCATATCTTTTGCTTAGGACATTtacttcatttacatttaaagtaattattgatggataacggcttcctaggtggcactggtggtaaagaagccagtgcaggagatgcaagagatgtaggttcgatccttgggttgggaagaccccctggagtaggaaatggtagtccgctccagtattcttgcctggaaaattccatggacagaggagcctggagagctactgtccacagggtcacaaagtatcagacacaactgaatacaGTCACACAAAAGGACTGATTATTGCAGCTGTGTTAATTGTTTTCTGCCacttttgtggcttttttttcctctttctttcctgctgTCTTCCACAAAGATTTGCTGGGGTTTTTTTGGTAATGATAtactttgattcttttctctttatcatttttGAATCTATGCTAGGTCTTTTTCTTTGTGGTTGCCTTGAAGTTTGCATAAAATTTCTCTtagttataaaaatttatttgaagcTGATAACAATTTAATTTCAATCACATATAAAAACTTTTACTTCTTCCACCCAAAAACTTATGTTATTGATGTCAGAATTTACTTTTTACATTgtgtatccttttaaaaaatttagtggtTATCATGTACATTACTCCTAATACTTTGATCTTATACTGTTAAGATCTTATAAGATtaagtatatataattataaaattaagtaaaagtcTTATACtgcagttaaaaataatttgtgtaccactaggggcttccctggtggctcatatgcaAGAGgccatggttcgatccctgatcccccaaagaagggaataacaacccactgcagtattcttgcctggagaattctatggacagaggagcctgatgggtccatggagctgcaaagagtcagacttgactgagcaagtaacatgTTCTATTTCACTTTCCATTATAATATTACAGTATTATGTATTTGTCTATATATTTACCTTATCAGTGAGATTTATACTTTAATACGTTTTTATATGTTTAGCATCCCTTTGTTTCAACTTGAAGAACTCCCTTTAGTGCTTCTTGTAAGGCAGTTCTAGTGGAGatgaatttttcttattttcatttgtctgggAAAGtctttatctaatttttaaaggacAGTTTTGAGATGTATAGTATCATTGGTTAacaaattttttctttcaatactttaaaatatgaatgtaAGTCTTCTTGTCCTGCTAagtttctgctaaaaaaaaacctcactgatAGTCTTATGAGGATTCCCTTTTATGTGATGAGTtgattttctcttgctgctttcaaaattctctctttctttgaCTTTTGACATTTGATTATAATGTGTCTGTGTAGACCTCTTTGTATTCAACCTGTTTGAAATTTGTTGTGCATCATGAATCTGGATGTCCATTTCCTTCCTCAAATTTGGGTGttttcaacatttatttctttaagtaaCATTTCTGcccgtttttctttctcttctccttctgggacaccATTGATGTATATATTGATTTGCTTGATGGAATCTCATATGTGCCATAGACTTTCttcactgtttttcatttttttctttttattcctctgaTTGGataatttaaattgatttatatTGAAGTTCACAGATTACTTGTTTCTACTTGGTCAAGTCTGCTGTTGAaggtctttatttaattttaagttcAGTCATTGTATTctacagttcaaaaatatttggTTGGtccttttttatagtttctgtctcTTTACTGAACTTCTTATTTTGCtcatgtattcctttcctgattttgttcACAGTTATCTGTGTTCTCTTACAGTTCACTGAGTTCCTTCAGgacaattattttgaattcttagaATTATTTTGAATTCTAACAAAAGGTCAGATActggagttttatttttgttcttttgttggtGTTATGTTTCCCTGATTCCTGTTGATCCTTGTAACCTTGCATTACTGTCTGTACCTTTCAAGGAGGAGTCACTTCTTTGAGTCTTTATAGTCTGGCTTCAGCAAAGAAAGTTCTTTACCAGTTAATTTAGCCTGAGATCTGTGTGGGCTGGTTGGTGGGGACCATGAGCAGGAGCTGGTGAGGTGTGTGTGCCAGCCTTATGCTGGGATTCACTAGCAGGCAGGCTTGGTGCCAGCTTTGCACAGGGGCTTGCCAAGTCCTAAGGTCTATAGATGGGTAGGCCTGATGCCAAGGTTCACAGGCAGACCTACTCTAGGGGGCTATGGCTGGGCCTGGTTTCTGGAACCATTAGTGAGCAGGCTTGGTGCTGGGGTCCATGGCAAGTACACCTGGTGCTGGCATCTGCTGGTGTACTTGTTCTCTCTTTCCCCCATAGAAGAACTCAGGCCAAATGTGGGGTTTTTGCACGCTCTTCTGTGCTGAGTTGTGAAAGGGGTGACATAGGTAAAGTAAAACTTCATTCCTATCCTTTCAATTGtgtcttttctcatttctgtGTTCCACCAGTGTGCTATAGTCTCTACTTGGATTCTAAATCTTTCATAAAGCTATTTTTAATCCATAGATGGTTGTTAAATTAGTGCTTCTCTAATGATGATGAAGGCTGGGACCTCCTAGCCTGCCATCTTGCTAACATCACtccttaattatatttttaaaagattgctcTGAGAATCTCAAAATAACCTGAAAGAAAAAACTTGCTATGAAATCAAACCCCTAGCATTAACTTTTATCACAGTGATCATTTCTGTGCAAGGTATTGCCTTGAGGCAAAGTCTAGTTTCTCTCTACAATTCATGGAATCTCTGGATCTAGTTAGTTGAACTGTTTGTTGGTAACCAAGAGGAAGAGGAAGCCTTGTCCCTGGCTACTGGGAACACTTACTTGAGTTCCCTTCCAAGTTGGTTTGCCTTGGGTTAATTTCAGAATGAGCACTGGGAGCCCCCACGCACAATGTTGCTGTACACAaagagtgaaagaagaaaaatttaagaaattatctCCCTTATTCTGAGGCCAAATTACTGTCAACAGATGTCCAGATATGGCCCACATTTTGTCACTTTACATTATTAGTGTTGAATTTCCATCCTAAGTGTTAACTTTCaatatgattttctatttcttccccaCAGCAGTATTCTCAATGTTGACTTCACAAGCTAAACAGTTTTATCACTTACTGGATCTGGCACACACCAATGTACAACTAACTGAGAACTCAGGTAAGTGGGTATTGTTCCTCAGGTGGGCAGGGAAACTCAGCTATTTAGTCACCGAATGGACAAAAGGATAGGTTTCTGAGTCTTCAGAAATGGTGAACTAAGTGAACTAGTGTTGAATTAGAACATCAAAGGCCAGGATGGGTCTCAAGATTGAGTCCAGAGTACTGAATAGTTATATTGAGACTCAGCACTTCTATATATTGACCCCCATATATAGAATATCACAGGGATACATGCACAAGTCTTATTTAGTGTGAGAATAGAGTTTAACTAACCATGTGGAACCTTAAAACTTGCCAAAATGACTTAGATACATGTGGtgactatatatatttttggatatGTTGGTTTTAGAATGAGAATGGTGTATCTATCCAGAGCATTGTTCTGTTACTGGGAAACAGCTTCTCATGACTCCTTGTAGTCACAACATTGCCTACAAAAACCCACCTAAAATATCACTGGGCATGATAATCTGGgctactgtttttttaaaaaaattttctgtaattgtattaatatattttaaaactaaatgatAAATGATGCCACTAAGTAAAATGAGAGATTTAAGACAAGAAAAATCCAAAGCAATATAATTTCATATTCAGTCTCTAAATTCCCCTATCACATTGTCCTCCTACCCTCTAATGGTTTCTTAAACTTCGCTTTCACCTATACTTCATGACTGAACAGTTAATTTCATTATTATCATGTCTTTATAATTTCTTGTGTGCCTATGGGCATGCTCACAAACATTCATATGTATAACCAATGAATTCACTTATACTTTATTGAAAACAAATGGAAGCAATTGAATGGAAATTCCCTTAACTTCCTTCACTTATGACCTTCCCTCCTAGATATAGAATAGACAAGGTGCCCCTGCTTCTACCTAAGTCCTTTTCACCTAGATTTAACGCTCTGTTTCTCAAGTAATTCACTCTTGAAATTTTTCTTCATCCTCCTCTAATGTCAGTAGACTTTCCTTTTCAAATGTATCACCATAAGCCATATAAAAGTAATCTAGttcaaaaaaagattttaataaaaaaatagtaatgtggttgatttaaaacatttatggCATAATAATGACCAGGAAGTGAGCTTTTAAGTATCTGAATATGGATTGTGGGACaataatgaagaaaacatttatgCAGAGTAAGATCTAGGTGCTGGGGTAACGGAGAAGCATTAAAGGACTTTTGATGTGgatattccttttttgttttccagaaagaaCACTTCCGTATATGACCATGAAAAACCATAGTGCTGTCAATGAGTTTGTTCTCCTTGGACTATCTATTGACCCACATATTCAGGCTGTACTTTTTGTGATGTTCCTTCTGATTTACCTCCTCACTCTGATGGGAAATTTCTTGATGCTGCTGATGATATGGGCTGATTTTCACCTCCACACACCCATGTACTTCTTTTTGAGACAGCTCTCCTTTCTGGATCTCTGCCATTCATCCGTCACAGTCCCCAAGATGCTGGAAAATCTACTTTCTGAAAGTAAAACCATCTTTGTAGAGAGCTGCCTGGCTCAGGCCTTCTTTGTGTTTACCACCGGGGGCACTGAAGCCTGTCTGCTGGCTGTGATGGCCTACGACCGCTATGTAGCCATCAGCTCCCCTCTGCTTTACGGCCAGGTGATGAACAACCAGCTCTGTGTTGGGCTGGTGTGGGGCTCCTGGGGCCTGGCCTTTGTGGATGCTCTCATCAACATCCTCCTGGCTGTCCATTTAGACTACTGTGAGGACCAAACTATTCCCCACTTCAGCTGTGAGCtgtcttctctcttccctctgtctTGCTCTGATACCTCCACCAATTACACgctcctgctttgttcttctgTCTTGCATTTTTTTGGAACCTTTGTGATGATTGCTTCTTCCTATGCCCGTATTGTCTCCACTGTCCTAAGCATCAGCTCCACTTCGGGCAGAAGTAAGGCCTTCTCTACCTGCTCCTCCCACCTCACTACTGTGATCTTGTTTTATGGCTCAGGTTTCCTCAGCTATCTGTTGCCAACCTCAGGTTCTGCCCTGGAGATGATCTTCTCCTTGCAATACAGCGTGATCACTCCCATGCTGAATCCTCTCATCTATAGCCTGCAGAACAAGGAGGTGAAGGCAGCTATGGGAAGAGTGTTTAGAAAATACTTTCATTCTCTTTTGTAGTATACACAAAATGATTATGAAAGAGAAGTTGAACTACTGTGCTACATGATCAAACAATGGACTTTAAGGAGAGTTTCTTGATTGTCCAGGCTGCCAGATGTTACAGGGAACATAGAGCAATTATTTCCTTGGAAATGCTTCTGAAAAGGATAGAAAACTCTTGGGATGATTCAGGTTTAGTCTTATTtggcaaaggagaaatgaatCAGATAGTTCTCTTTTTTACAGgattattttgttaaaatgttgatttaatattcatattttgtAAACATTTGTTGCTCATGTTATTTCTCCTTCATGTGTCTTTGAATAATTACACTCCAAATCCTTTGGAAAACTGATTTCTCAAATTTATACAGCCATAGAGTGAGATGATCCTATAACCCAGGATAGACCAA
This region of Ovis canadensis isolate MfBH-ARS-UI-01 breed Bighorn chromosome 3, ARS-UI_OviCan_v2, whole genome shotgun sequence genomic DNA includes:
- the LOC138436336 gene encoding olfactory receptor 8S1-like; protein product: MTMKNHSAVNEFVLLGLSIDPHIQAVLFVMFLLIYLLTLMGNFLMLLMIWADFHLHTPMYFFLRQLSFLDLCHSSVTVPKMLENLLSESKTIFVESCLAQAFFVFTTGGTEACLLAVMAYDRYVAISSPLLYGQVMNNQLCVGLVWGSWGLAFVDALINILLAVHLDYCEDQTIPHFSCELSSLFPLSCSDTSTNYTLLLCSSVLHFFGTFVMIASSYARIVSTVLSISSTSGRSKAFSTCSSHLTTVILFYGSGFLSYLLPTSGSALEMIFSLQYSVITPMLNPLIYSLQNKEVKAAMGRVFRKYFHSLL